From Deltaproteobacteria bacterium, the proteins below share one genomic window:
- a CDS encoding ABC transporter permease produces the protein MLNYLLKRLLFLIPTVFSVITLVFFLIHIIPGDPVDFILGENANVQDRMQLVKTLRLDRNLWVQYSYFIKDVLTLNFGRSLFDQTLVARLIASRILPTFCLALLSMVVAISVALPLGFFSALKQNSSFDHMAMGFALLGISIPTFYSGPLLILFFSIKLGWLPVSGFEQYSGIILPALALGLALAAMISRMTRASMLEILKMDFVRTARAKGLKEKVLLVRHVLRCALLPVVTIIGLQFGALLAGAVVTEKVFNWPGLGTLLITEIQRRNYPVVQGCVLTISITYIVVNMLTDVFYAKLDPRVRLGG, from the coding sequence ATGCTTAATTATTTATTAAAACGTTTACTCTTCCTCATTCCCACAGTCTTTTCGGTCATCACACTTGTCTTCTTCCTCATCCACATCATCCCCGGTGATCCAGTAGATTTTATATTGGGTGAAAATGCCAATGTGCAAGATCGCATGCAGTTAGTTAAAACGCTTCGCCTCGATCGCAATCTTTGGGTACAATACAGTTACTTCATCAAAGATGTTTTAACGCTCAATTTTGGGCGTTCACTCTTTGACCAAACCCTGGTTGCTCGATTGATCGCAAGCAGAATCTTGCCAACTTTTTGTTTGGCCTTGCTTAGTATGGTGGTGGCTATCTCGGTTGCCTTGCCTTTGGGTTTTTTTTCGGCCCTCAAACAAAATTCGTCTTTTGATCACATGGCCATGGGCTTTGCCCTGCTAGGAATCAGCATTCCTACGTTTTATTCCGGGCCCTTATTGATTTTATTTTTTTCGATTAAACTCGGATGGCTGCCCGTGTCGGGGTTTGAACAATATTCTGGAATAATTCTCCCAGCCTTGGCCTTAGGGCTAGCGCTTGCTGCCATGATTTCTCGGATGACCCGCGCTTCGATGTTAGAAATTCTAAAGATGGACTTTGTGCGCACCGCTCGGGCCAAGGGGTTAAAAGAAAAAGTGCTTTTAGTTAGGCACGTGCTGCGCTGTGCCTTGTTGCCGGTTGTCACGATTATTGGTTTGCAGTTTGGGGCTTTGTTAGCCGGGGCCGTGGTAACCGAAAAGGTATTTAATTGGCCAGGCCTGGGCACCTTACTGATCACGGAGATACAACGGCGTAACTACCCTGTGGTTCAAGGGTGTGTGCTGACAATTTCGATCACCTATATTGTGGTGAATATGTTAACAGATGTGTTTTATGCAAAGTTGGATCCAAGAGTAAGATTGGGAGGATGA
- a CDS encoding ABC transporter permease, whose product MLNSKIKIGGSIILVFALLALFAPWLAPYLPGEMNWTLELQPPNAKHWLGQDDFGRDILSRVLYGARLSLGVGLVTVVLSATLGVFTGLLAGYVGGKVEELFIFVSDLFMSFPGILLLIAVAAFVPPSVVNIILVLSFVGWVSYARIIRAQTLELREREFVLASRALGARRLHIMLRHILPNALGPLIVAASLGIAGIILAESTLSFLGIGIPPEIPTWGGMLNTGVRYLLIAPHLAFFPGLAIMLTVLGFNFLGDGLRDMLAKK is encoded by the coding sequence ATGCTAAATTCAAAAATCAAAATCGGCGGTTCGATCATTCTTGTCTTTGCCTTATTGGCATTATTCGCCCCTTGGCTTGCGCCCTATTTGCCTGGTGAAATGAATTGGACGCTAGAGTTGCAGCCGCCCAATGCCAAGCATTGGTTGGGCCAAGACGACTTTGGCCGCGACATTTTGAGCCGGGTGCTTTATGGGGCGAGGCTTTCGCTCGGGGTTGGATTGGTGACCGTGGTTTTGAGTGCAACGCTTGGGGTTTTTACGGGGCTCCTAGCAGGTTATGTAGGGGGTAAAGTCGAAGAATTATTTATTTTTGTGAGTGATTTGTTCATGTCGTTTCCTGGCATTTTATTGTTGATTGCAGTGGCGGCCTTTGTTCCGCCTAGCGTGGTGAATATTATTTTAGTTTTAAGTTTTGTAGGATGGGTAAGTTATGCTCGCATAATTCGGGCGCAAACGTTAGAGTTGCGCGAACGCGAATTTGTTTTGGCTAGCCGTGCCTTAGGCGCGCGCCGGTTGCACATCATGTTACGCCATATTTTACCCAATGCCCTGGGGCCTTTGATTGTTGCGGCTTCGCTAGGCATTGCGGGGATTATTTTGGCAGAATCAACCCTGTCGTTTTTAGGGATTGGCATTCCGCCCGAAATCCCCACCTGGGGCGGCATGCTCAACACCGGAGTTCGTTATTTATTAATCGCCCCGCACTTAGCATTTTTCCCCGGCCTTGCCATTATGTTAACCGTGTTGGGATTTAATTTTTTGGGTGATGGGTTGCGGGATATGTTAGCGAAGAAGTGA
- a CDS encoding ORF6N domain-containing protein, whose amino-acid sequence MSLVPVERIEKSILLIRGHKVILDANLAELYGVPIKRLNEQVRRNSKRFPPDFMFQLTSEEFEALRSHFATLKTGRGKHRKYLPYVFTEQGVAMLSSVLNSEQAIEVNVEIMRAFVRLRQILSSNKVLAQRLSELEKKYDRQFKVIFDAIRQLMIPLPSHKRTIGFQAK is encoded by the coding sequence ATGTCTTTAGTTCCAGTAGAGCGAATTGAAAAATCGATCTTATTAATTCGAGGACATAAAGTTATACTCGATGCCAATTTAGCTGAGCTTTATGGAGTACCTATAAAACGGCTGAACGAACAAGTGCGCCGTAATTCCAAACGTTTTCCGCCCGATTTTATGTTCCAATTAACTTCTGAGGAGTTCGAAGCTTTAAGGTCGCATTTTGCGACCTTAAAAACTGGCCGGGGTAAACATCGTAAATACTTACCTTATGTTTTCACTGAACAAGGTGTTGCGATGCTCTCCTCTGTTTTGAATAGTGAACAAGCTATCGAAGTAAATGTTGAAATTATGAGGGCTTTTGTACGACTTCGACAGATCCTCTCTTCTAACAAGGTTTTGGCACAAAGATTGAGTGAATTAGAAAAGAAGTATGATCGTCAGTTTAAAGTCATTTTCGATGCTATTCGGCAGTTAATGATCCCATTACCATCTCACAAGCGCACCATTGGATTTCAAGCAAAATAA
- the nagZ gene encoding beta-N-acetylhexosaminidase has translation MMTLNLKKLIGSLCVFGFEGTETPKHIESFIQDWNLGGVILFKRNIESLEQLAALNQALIKLSDHPLLLGVDHEGGRVFRLPAPFTHFPPLQKIGDCIRKQKNPQLAFQLGQIMARELCAVGFNLNFAPVTDVNSNPQNPIIGDRAFSADAAEVGPWCHEFLQGLASEGIIGCAKHFPGHGDTEQDSHLELPVVNKTEAKLWDCELRPFRDLMSLRAMSSLRRQGPMMGRGNLPFFPLMTAHVKYPALDPDWPATLSSKILTDLLRKKLDYQGVIFSDDFEMKGISAYYPIPEAAEQFLHAGGDAILLCHHEEPQINTLEHLLRLAEKNSQFRDLLSEKQARLSSLSLQTVLANLSQVGCKEHLSFAKSFRLPSAESGAIVRNLVNKN, from the coding sequence ATGATGACATTAAATTTAAAAAAACTCATTGGTTCCCTCTGTGTGTTTGGTTTTGAAGGTACTGAAACGCCAAAACACATCGAAAGCTTTATTCAAGATTGGAACTTGGGCGGAGTGATTTTATTCAAGCGCAATATTGAATCGCTCGAACAGTTGGCCGCGCTCAATCAAGCGCTCATCAAACTATCAGATCACCCGTTATTATTGGGCGTTGACCACGAAGGTGGGCGGGTCTTTCGTTTGCCTGCACCCTTTACTCATTTTCCTCCTTTGCAAAAAATTGGCGATTGCATTCGCAAACAAAAAAATCCGCAATTGGCATTTCAATTGGGCCAAATCATGGCGCGCGAACTATGTGCGGTGGGTTTTAACTTAAATTTTGCGCCGGTGACTGATGTCAATTCTAACCCCCAAAATCCTATCATTGGCGATCGAGCTTTTTCGGCTGATGCAGCAGAAGTGGGCCCTTGGTGTCACGAATTTTTACAAGGGCTAGCCAGTGAAGGCATCATCGGTTGTGCCAAGCATTTCCCAGGGCATGGGGACACCGAGCAAGATTCGCATTTAGAATTACCAGTGGTGAATAAGACGGAAGCTAAATTGTGGGATTGTGAATTGAGGCCATTTCGCGACCTTATGTCATTGCGAGCAATGTCATCCCTGCGTAGGCAGGGACCCATGATGGGGCGTGGCAATCTTCCTTTTTTCCCCCTCATGACCGCCCATGTAAAATACCCCGCCTTAGACCCCGATTGGCCCGCAACCCTTTCTTCTAAAATCTTAACTGATCTTTTGCGCAAGAAGTTAGATTACCAAGGGGTAATTTTTTCCGACGATTTCGAAATGAAAGGCATTAGTGCTTACTATCCTATCCCCGAAGCAGCTGAACAATTTTTGCACGCCGGAGGAGATGCAATTTTACTCTGCCACCATGAAGAACCTCAAATCAACACCCTCGAACATTTACTCCGTCTCGCCGAAAAAAATAGCCAATTTCGAGACTTATTGTCCGAAAAACAAGCTAGACTATCCTCTCTGTCATTGCAAACCGTGTTAGCCAATTTATCCCAGGTAGGATGTAAAGAACATCTCAGTTTTGCCAAAAGTTTCAGGCTACCCAGCGCAGAGAGCGGTGCGATTGTGCGCAATCTCGTAAATAAAAATTAA
- a CDS encoding BrnA antitoxin family protein codes for MKTEYNFSKMKGRKNPYIKRLKKPVTIRLGQDIIDYFKTMSQKSGVPYQQLINFYLRDCAQSHRSLRWVA; via the coding sequence ATGAAAACTGAATATAATTTTTCAAAAATGAAAGGGCGCAAGAACCCTTATATTAAAAGATTGAAAAAACCGGTAACCATCAGGCTTGGCCAAGACATCATTGATTATTTTAAAACAATGTCTCAAAAATCAGGCGTGCCTTATCAACAATTGATTAATTTTTATTTACGAGATTGCGCACAATCGCACCGCTCTCTGCGCTGGGTAGCCTGA
- a CDS encoding BrnT family toxin, giving the protein MHELRFIWDTSKNRSNKRKHGISFEEAQTVFYDENAIEFFDPEHSTEEDRFLMLGLSFKFHVLVVCHCLKDKGSAIRIISARKATQAEAKSYWRQNNEN; this is encoded by the coding sequence ATGCATGAGTTGAGATTCATTTGGGACACAAGCAAAAACAGGTCAAACAAAAGAAAACATGGAATATCATTTGAAGAGGCACAAACGGTTTTCTATGATGAAAATGCCATCGAATTTTTTGATCCTGAGCATTCTACCGAAGAAGACAGATTTTTAATGTTGGGCTTAAGTTTTAAATTTCATGTTCTGGTTGTATGTCATTGTCTAAAAGATAAGGGATCAGCGATTCGAATCATCTCAGCCAGAAAAGCCACACAGGCTGAGGCTAAATCATATTGGAGACAAAACAATGAAAACTGA